Proteins found in one Oncorhynchus mykiss isolate Arlee chromosome 3, USDA_OmykA_1.1, whole genome shotgun sequence genomic segment:
- the LOC110520023 gene encoding signal transducer and activator of transcription 4 isoform X2 — MSQWKQIQQLEFKYLEQVDYLYDDNFPMGIRQVLSDWIESQDWDMAAHHESMATVLLSNLLSQLDRQCSQEQNFLQRHNLKNINKQLQIKYKAYPLLMAGVISTSLREERRIIASANIPEQGPLEKSVQNSVAFERQKNMDNRVVVIRSSVQMLDPAVKCLEDMQDDFDLRFKTIQSRDQADRNTERMEQEVARLQEILNNLDFRRKEILSKMSDVMKEIDALIASQLNPELMEWKRRQQINCIGGPLLTGLDQLQNWFTLTAQSLFQMKRQLDKLGELILKVTYASDPISLQRPQLEEQVKYLIDHLIKSSFVVEKQPWMPTHPQKPLIIKTGVQFTTKVRLLVKLPEVDYQLKVKTIFDKHLPPGRVHRQFFILTSTTKVMDVEESSNGCLSVEFRHLLKEKKYVNGIKVNEGPLSVTEELHSLSFEAQFNIQGINIDLETCSFPLVVISNVSQLTGGWASIMWYNMLTDEPRNPDFFASPLRASWGQLSEVLSWQFSTFTGRGLNREQLCMLGEKLMGQQASHNECQVSWSKFCKENIPGKPFSFWMWLDFILELIKKHLLPIWNDNCIMGFVSKETERACLKDKEPGTFLLRFSESHLGGITFTWVKQSDSGEAKLISVEPYTKSRLSALPFANIIRDYKVIADGEVPENPLKFLYPGIPKDESFRRHYNSQQSKVFPYISSTWIPISTLQ; from the exons ATGAGTCAATGGAAACAAATTCAACAGCTCGAGTTCAAATACCTGGAGCAGGTGGATTACCTTTATGATGACAACTTCCCTATGGGGATTCGGCAGGTGCTTTCTGACTGGATTGAAAGCCAGGActg GGATATGGCCGCACACCATGAGTCCATGGCGACAGTTCTCCTCAGCAATCTCCTGTCTCAGTTGGACAGGCAGTGTTCTCAGGAACAGAACTTCCTACAAAGACACAACCTGAAGAACATCAACAAGCAGTTACAG ataaAATACAAAGCCTACCCTCTGCTCATGGCCGGGGTTATCTCCACTAGCCTCAGAGAGGAGCGTCGTATCATCGCCTCAGCCAACATACCGGAACAG GGCCCGTTGGAGAAGTCTGTACAGAATTCCGTGGCCTTCGAGAGACAGAAGAACATGGACAACAGGGTGGTCGTGATCAGGAGTAGTGTGCAGATGCTGGACCCGGCAGTGAAATGTCTAGAGGACATGCAAGATGACTTTGACTTACGCTTCAAAACTATCCAGTCTCGAG ATCAGGCGGACAGGAACACAGAGCGGATGGAACAGGAAGTGGCCCGACTGCAGGAGATTCTCAACAACCTGGACTTTAGGAGGAAG GAGATCCTGTCTAAAATGAGTGACGTGATGAAAGAGATTGACGCTCTGATAGCCTCCCAGCTGAACCCAGAGCTGATGGAGTGGAAACGCAGGCAGCAGATCAACTGTATAGGTGGCCCACTGCTCACTGGACTGGACCAGCTCCAGAACTG gTTTACTCTGACGGCCCAGAGTCTGTTCCAGATGAAACGTCAGCTGGACAAACTGGGAGAACTTATCCTGAAGGTGACCTATGCGAGCGACCCCATCTCCTTGCAGAGACCGCAGCTGGAGGAGCAGGTCAAATACCTCATCGACCACCTCATCAAAAG CTCATTTGTGGTGGAGAAGCAGCCATGGATGCCAACCCACCCCCAGAAACCTCTCATCATCAAGACCGGGGTGCAGTTCACCACCAAAGTCAG ATTGTTGGTCAAACTCCCAGAGGTGGATTATCAACTGAAAGTGAAGACGATATTTGACAA GCACCTCCCCCCTGGCAGAGT ACATCGTCAGTTCTTCATCCTGACTTCCACCACCAAAGTAATGGACGTGGAGGAATCATCTAATGGCTGTCTATCTGTAGAGTTCAGACACTTG CTGAAAGAGAAGAAATATGTTAACGGTATAAAGGTGAACGAG GGTCCTCTCTCTGTGACGGAGGAGCTCCACTCCCTCAGCTTCGAGGCCCAGTTCAACATACAGGGCATTAACATCGACCTGGAG acctGCTCTTTTCCTCTGGTGGTCATCTCCAATGTTAGCCAGCTGACTGGAGGCTGGGCCTCCATCATGTGGTACAACATGCTGACTGACGAACCCAGG aacCCGGACTTCTTTGCCAGTCCTCTGCGGGCCAGTTGGGGCCAGCTCTCTGAAGTGCTGAGTTGGCAGTTCTCGACTTTCACTGGGCGGGGCCTCAACAGGGAGCAGCTGTGCATGCTGGGAGAGAAACTCATGG GTCAGCAAGCCTCTCACAATGAATGTCAAGTATCCTGGTCCAAATTCTGCAAG GAGAATATTCCTGGGAAGCCTTTCAGTTTTTGGATGTGGCTGGATTTCATCCTGGAGCTCATCAAGAAGCACCTGCTTCCCATCTGGAACGACAA CTGCATCATGGGCTTTGTCagtaaggagacagagagggcctGTTTGAAGGACAAGGAGCCTGGGACATTCCTGCTGCGCTTCAGTGAGAGCCACCTGGGTGGGATCACTTTCACCTGGGTGAAGCAGTCCGACAGTG GAGAGGCTAAATTAATCTCAGTGGAGCCGTACACCAAATCACGCCTCAGCGCTCTCCCGTTCGCCAACATCATCCGGGACTACAAGGTCATCGCAGACGGAGAGGTCCCTGAGAACCCGCTCAAGTTCCTCTACCCCGGCATCCCCAAAGACGAGTCCTTCAGACGACATTACAACAGTCAGCAGAGCAAAG TCTTTCCATATATATCATCTACATGGATCCCCATCTCCACTTTGCA ATGA
- the LOC110520023 gene encoding signal transducer and activator of transcription 4 isoform X1: MSQWKQIQQLEFKYLEQVDYLYDDNFPMGIRQVLSDWIESQDWDMAAHHESMATVLLSNLLSQLDRQCSQEQNFLQRHNLKNINKQLQIKYKAYPLLMAGVISTSLREERRIIASANIPEQGPLEKSVQNSVAFERQKNMDNRVVVIRSSVQMLDPAVKCLEDMQDDFDLRFKTIQSRDQADRNTERMEQEVARLQEILNNLDFRRKEILSKMSDVMKEIDALIASQLNPELMEWKRRQQINCIGGPLLTGLDQLQNWFTLTAQSLFQMKRQLDKLGELILKVTYASDPISLQRPQLEEQVKYLIDHLIKSSFVVEKQPWMPTHPQKPLIIKTGVQFTTKVRLLVKLPEVDYQLKVKTIFDKHLPPGRVHRQFFILTSTTKVMDVEESSNGCLSVEFRHLQLKEKKYVNGIKVNEGPLSVTEELHSLSFEAQFNIQGINIDLETCSFPLVVISNVSQLTGGWASIMWYNMLTDEPRNPDFFASPLRASWGQLSEVLSWQFSTFTGRGLNREQLCMLGEKLMGQQASHNECQVSWSKFCKENIPGKPFSFWMWLDFILELIKKHLLPIWNDNCIMGFVSKETERACLKDKEPGTFLLRFSESHLGGITFTWVKQSDSGEAKLISVEPYTKSRLSALPFANIIRDYKVIADGEVPENPLKFLYPGIPKDESFRRHYNSQQSKVFPYISSTWIPISTLQ, translated from the exons ATGAGTCAATGGAAACAAATTCAACAGCTCGAGTTCAAATACCTGGAGCAGGTGGATTACCTTTATGATGACAACTTCCCTATGGGGATTCGGCAGGTGCTTTCTGACTGGATTGAAAGCCAGGActg GGATATGGCCGCACACCATGAGTCCATGGCGACAGTTCTCCTCAGCAATCTCCTGTCTCAGTTGGACAGGCAGTGTTCTCAGGAACAGAACTTCCTACAAAGACACAACCTGAAGAACATCAACAAGCAGTTACAG ataaAATACAAAGCCTACCCTCTGCTCATGGCCGGGGTTATCTCCACTAGCCTCAGAGAGGAGCGTCGTATCATCGCCTCAGCCAACATACCGGAACAG GGCCCGTTGGAGAAGTCTGTACAGAATTCCGTGGCCTTCGAGAGACAGAAGAACATGGACAACAGGGTGGTCGTGATCAGGAGTAGTGTGCAGATGCTGGACCCGGCAGTGAAATGTCTAGAGGACATGCAAGATGACTTTGACTTACGCTTCAAAACTATCCAGTCTCGAG ATCAGGCGGACAGGAACACAGAGCGGATGGAACAGGAAGTGGCCCGACTGCAGGAGATTCTCAACAACCTGGACTTTAGGAGGAAG GAGATCCTGTCTAAAATGAGTGACGTGATGAAAGAGATTGACGCTCTGATAGCCTCCCAGCTGAACCCAGAGCTGATGGAGTGGAAACGCAGGCAGCAGATCAACTGTATAGGTGGCCCACTGCTCACTGGACTGGACCAGCTCCAGAACTG gTTTACTCTGACGGCCCAGAGTCTGTTCCAGATGAAACGTCAGCTGGACAAACTGGGAGAACTTATCCTGAAGGTGACCTATGCGAGCGACCCCATCTCCTTGCAGAGACCGCAGCTGGAGGAGCAGGTCAAATACCTCATCGACCACCTCATCAAAAG CTCATTTGTGGTGGAGAAGCAGCCATGGATGCCAACCCACCCCCAGAAACCTCTCATCATCAAGACCGGGGTGCAGTTCACCACCAAAGTCAG ATTGTTGGTCAAACTCCCAGAGGTGGATTATCAACTGAAAGTGAAGACGATATTTGACAA GCACCTCCCCCCTGGCAGAGT ACATCGTCAGTTCTTCATCCTGACTTCCACCACCAAAGTAATGGACGTGGAGGAATCATCTAATGGCTGTCTATCTGTAGAGTTCAGACACTTG CAGCTGAAAGAGAAGAAATATGTTAACGGTATAAAGGTGAACGAG GGTCCTCTCTCTGTGACGGAGGAGCTCCACTCCCTCAGCTTCGAGGCCCAGTTCAACATACAGGGCATTAACATCGACCTGGAG acctGCTCTTTTCCTCTGGTGGTCATCTCCAATGTTAGCCAGCTGACTGGAGGCTGGGCCTCCATCATGTGGTACAACATGCTGACTGACGAACCCAGG aacCCGGACTTCTTTGCCAGTCCTCTGCGGGCCAGTTGGGGCCAGCTCTCTGAAGTGCTGAGTTGGCAGTTCTCGACTTTCACTGGGCGGGGCCTCAACAGGGAGCAGCTGTGCATGCTGGGAGAGAAACTCATGG GTCAGCAAGCCTCTCACAATGAATGTCAAGTATCCTGGTCCAAATTCTGCAAG GAGAATATTCCTGGGAAGCCTTTCAGTTTTTGGATGTGGCTGGATTTCATCCTGGAGCTCATCAAGAAGCACCTGCTTCCCATCTGGAACGACAA CTGCATCATGGGCTTTGTCagtaaggagacagagagggcctGTTTGAAGGACAAGGAGCCTGGGACATTCCTGCTGCGCTTCAGTGAGAGCCACCTGGGTGGGATCACTTTCACCTGGGTGAAGCAGTCCGACAGTG GAGAGGCTAAATTAATCTCAGTGGAGCCGTACACCAAATCACGCCTCAGCGCTCTCCCGTTCGCCAACATCATCCGGGACTACAAGGTCATCGCAGACGGAGAGGTCCCTGAGAACCCGCTCAAGTTCCTCTACCCCGGCATCCCCAAAGACGAGTCCTTCAGACGACATTACAACAGTCAGCAGAGCAAAG TCTTTCCATATATATCATCTACATGGATCCCCATCTCCACTTTGCA ATGA